One genomic region from Pigmentibacter ruber encodes:
- a CDS encoding tetratricopeptide repeat protein — MLKKIISLSILCNSINIELLTYANDLNENDIQKFANLNNSTNKKQQKNDTEIAKKLFKEAKAILINALPGEQNKAEKLLIECIRLNPNDIDAYIELSKLIQIQVSQGLRHPYELQKSVELVTEAYELAPNRPKVLFAKADILYYSGQAKAAEQLYLEALNQYPNHLDSYIEKARLFAEKKPTEAIENAKFALQNGASTDDISQSVAIAFTKLYQPEISASMLKEFSENYPDRWLWHKTALSYLMLKNFEMASYAFEKAIALGNDIESRLQLAVMQYSLQNKYKMSLDNLNKLLATLSKHTYINKTAFSLVYAHMSMAHFKNKNHSDAATAAVYSAETAYENKQFFVSLVTEYKKQNALYIVENALKYLIKEQPNFSLSYTIFGEIFRNQKRYDDSIDMFSKAIALDQSKDDIFAERGISYYKKTDYLNALNDFETALKIKPNTAIYIYNKACMLALLGKKSEALQNLKLALIEDKKLIELARFDSDFASLKSDSEYSSQFASIILEDSDDKWLATEKDSN, encoded by the coding sequence TTGCTAAAAAAAATTATTTCTTTAAGCATATTATGCAACAGTATTAACATAGAGTTGTTAACTTATGCTAATGACTTAAATGAAAATGATATCCAGAAATTTGCTAACTTAAATAATTCAACGAATAAAAAACAACAAAAAAATGATACTGAAATAGCAAAAAAACTATTTAAAGAAGCAAAAGCTATCTTAATAAATGCTCTTCCTGGAGAACAAAATAAAGCAGAAAAGTTATTAATAGAATGTATAAGATTAAATCCCAATGACATAGATGCTTATATAGAACTTTCAAAACTTATTCAAATCCAGGTTTCACAAGGTTTAAGACACCCATATGAATTGCAAAAAAGTGTGGAACTAGTGACTGAAGCATACGAATTAGCACCTAACAGACCAAAAGTGTTATTTGCTAAAGCGGATATCTTATATTACTCAGGACAAGCTAAAGCTGCTGAACAGTTATATCTCGAAGCTCTCAATCAATATCCAAATCATTTAGATTCTTATATAGAAAAAGCTAGATTATTTGCTGAAAAAAAACCAACTGAAGCAATAGAAAATGCTAAATTTGCTTTACAAAATGGAGCATCAACTGATGATATTTCTCAATCAGTGGCCATAGCTTTTACAAAACTCTATCAACCAGAAATTTCTGCAAGTATGTTAAAAGAATTTTCAGAAAATTATCCTGATAGATGGTTATGGCATAAAACAGCTTTATCCTATCTTATGCTGAAAAATTTTGAAATGGCATCATATGCATTTGAAAAAGCCATTGCATTAGGTAATGATATTGAATCTAGATTACAATTAGCTGTAATGCAATATAGTTTACAAAATAAGTATAAAATGTCTCTTGATAATTTAAATAAACTTTTAGCAACTCTAAGTAAACATACCTATATAAATAAAACCGCTTTCTCGTTAGTTTATGCGCATATGTCAATGGCTCACTTTAAAAACAAAAATCACTCCGACGCAGCAACTGCTGCTGTTTACTCAGCTGAAACAGCTTATGAAAACAAACAGTTCTTTGTTTCATTAGTTACAGAATATAAAAAACAAAATGCATTATATATTGTAGAAAATGCTCTGAAATATTTAATAAAAGAACAACCTAATTTCTCTTTATCTTACACAATTTTTGGAGAAATTTTCAGAAACCAGAAACGCTATGATGATTCTATAGATATGTTCAGTAAAGCTATTGCACTAGATCAATCGAAGGATGATATTTTCGCAGAGAGAGGGATTTCATACTATAAAAAAACAGATTACTTAAATGCACTAAATGATTTTGAAACAGCTCTTAAAATAAAGCCAAATACTGCTATTTACATCTACAATAAAGCTTGTATGCTTGCCCTACTTGGAAAAAAAAGTGAAGCTTTACAAAACTTGAAACTTGCACTTATTGAAGATAAAAAACTAATTGAACTTGCAAGATTTGATTCAGATTTTGCTTCGTTAAAATCTGACTCTGAATATTCATCACAATTTGCTTCAATTATCTTAGAAGATTCTGATGATAAGTGGCTTGCGACTGAAAAAGATTCAAATTAA
- a CDS encoding type II and III secretion system protein family protein, whose protein sequence is MKLEKIKKKYYLLFKNKHDKKIPLLELNKNYQMKVGFLNHLFPPDNYGLIYKNHLIFHTISMNFDITIICFDKFYNLIKSPFIVPKNCIFIVPFNTKYVCEISSGFTSYEIFSNKNKRIYLVKNKFLYTIFKNIKFIFITIILTNLALISFACFANEQLNLVLGKEKTLDLGQAPLSIQISDPDVIDVNRIGMTNSIKLIPKLNGFTSLVIQYPDGIEQQWNINIGKAKNYSNSPVVNYEENTSSLDIVAKSLKKINGINYLIRNGKIVITGRVKELKDFRMLVNVTSSKSNLFYPAYEINPQIEEEIFKVLEGYLKIMGEKNLQIVNRAGFLAVTGVSTNPAAKNKAWSFLSALLPNLNDYISLKTGESSQIQINLEFLEVGKLKNLHAGASWPGMHQPIVGNFNLGSNLLTEGFSNSSLQVAPLSILLKALKERNFARNIAKPVILTRSGEKAFFLAGGEVPIVSSQMQNNQQNNSVSFKPFGILFHVTPNLQTDGTIWVQLDLEVSDVSDVLSYQNIPGFVTRKLKTNIVLKDENYVVLSGLIQSKHSKSISKFPLIGDLPIIGELFKSRKFKDDESELWIAISATKEDQNSLKNKEFYMNNLKNNSKNSFSFNLLD, encoded by the coding sequence ATGAAGTTAGAAAAAATTAAAAAAAAATATTATCTCTTATTTAAAAATAAACATGATAAAAAAATACCACTATTAGAACTTAATAAAAATTATCAAATGAAAGTAGGTTTTTTAAATCATTTATTTCCTCCAGATAATTATGGATTGATTTATAAAAATCATTTAATTTTCCATACAATCAGTATGAATTTCGATATTACTATAATATGTTTTGACAAATTCTATAATCTTATAAAATCTCCTTTTATAGTCCCTAAAAACTGTATATTTATTGTTCCTTTTAATACAAAGTATGTTTGTGAAATTTCATCAGGTTTTACTTCTTATGAAATATTTAGTAATAAAAATAAACGTATTTATTTAGTCAAAAATAAATTCTTATATACTATTTTTAAAAATATAAAATTTATTTTTATAACAATAATTTTGACAAATTTAGCATTAATTAGTTTTGCTTGTTTTGCAAATGAACAATTAAATCTTGTTTTAGGCAAAGAAAAAACCTTAGATTTAGGACAAGCCCCTTTAAGTATCCAAATATCAGATCCTGATGTGATAGATGTAAATAGAATTGGCATGACAAATTCTATAAAATTAATACCAAAATTAAATGGTTTTACTTCCCTTGTTATCCAATATCCTGATGGAATAGAACAGCAATGGAATATAAATATAGGAAAAGCAAAAAATTATTCAAATTCACCTGTTGTTAATTATGAAGAAAATACTTCAAGTTTAGATATTGTTGCAAAAAGTTTAAAGAAAATAAATGGTATAAACTATTTAATTAGAAATGGTAAAATAGTAATTACTGGAAGAGTTAAAGAACTAAAAGATTTTCGCATGTTAGTTAATGTAACTAGTTCAAAATCTAATTTATTTTATCCTGCTTATGAAATAAATCCACAAATTGAAGAGGAAATATTTAAAGTATTAGAAGGCTACTTAAAAATTATGGGAGAAAAAAATTTACAAATTGTAAATAGAGCTGGATTTTTAGCTGTTACAGGAGTATCGACAAATCCAGCAGCCAAAAATAAAGCTTGGAGTTTTCTAAGTGCACTCTTACCAAATTTAAATGACTACATTAGTCTAAAAACTGGAGAAAGTTCTCAAATACAAATTAATCTTGAATTTCTTGAAGTAGGAAAATTAAAAAATTTGCATGCAGGAGCATCTTGGCCAGGAATGCATCAACCTATTGTTGGAAATTTTAATCTAGGAAGTAATCTTTTAACAGAAGGTTTTTCTAATTCTTCTTTACAAGTTGCTCCGCTATCAATTTTATTAAAAGCGTTAAAAGAAAGAAATTTTGCTAGGAATATTGCTAAACCAGTTATACTCACTCGCTCCGGGGAAAAAGCATTTTTTTTAGCAGGTGGAGAAGTACCTATTGTCTCAAGTCAAATGCAGAATAATCAGCAAAATAATTCGGTAAGTTTCAAACCATTTGGAATATTGTTTCATGTAACCCCTAATCTACAAACAGACGGAACTATTTGGGTACAATTAGATTTGGAAGTAAGTGATGTTTCGGATGTTTTATCATATCAAAATATTCCAGGATTTGTTACCCGAAAATTAAAAACTAATATTGTTTTAAAAGATGAAAATTACGTCGTTTTAAGTGGATTGATTCAGTCTAAACATTCTAAAAGTATTTCAAAATTTCCTTTAATTGGTGATTTGCCTATCATTGGTGAACTTTTTAAAAGTAGGAAATTTAAAGATGATGAATCCGAGCTATGGATAGCTATTTCGGCCACTAAAGAAGATCAGAATTCTTTAAAAAATAAAGAATTTTATATGAATAATTTAAAAAATAATTCTAAAAATTCTTTTTCATTTAATTTACTGGATTAA
- a CDS encoding C1 family peptidase yields MRFSGKFVSILSIFTLVPFLARAQSASVISDYVNINGSVTLSVEKNDPQGGFNPIFHFDNKKEISFMNVEITPKMEQKINYAYYFMLFRGGERDYSRGIVRFSQSTNAVDLKMANVPVLDQGRYGTCVTFSSTAALDARFGIGDYIDQQCALALTKTLGNNYWNGAWTANDIIQPLKKYGIIAKNYCFGSKYPNPNQTVDINQYTKQSYKDFSDKIQTTNTKPDLNAIRQALAAGHRVLIGFLYNSDFGTKMINNDGSQATQNRGGLWACYQPQDSRNRCVRTNAGHEVIVIGYDDNQQLLKIRNSWSSEVGDNGDYYMTYNYFNAMTMDQTILY; encoded by the coding sequence ATGCGTTTTTCCGGAAAATTTGTCTCAATTTTAAGTATTTTTACTTTAGTTCCATTTCTTGCTAGAGCACAATCTGCTTCAGTCATTTCTGACTATGTAAATATAAATGGATCCGTTACTTTAAGTGTTGAAAAAAATGACCCTCAAGGAGGATTCAATCCTATATTTCATTTTGATAACAAAAAAGAAATCTCATTCATGAATGTTGAAATAACACCAAAAATGGAACAAAAAATAAATTATGCATACTATTTTATGCTTTTCCGTGGCGGAGAGAGAGACTATAGTCGAGGGATCGTTAGATTTTCTCAATCAACAAACGCTGTTGATTTAAAAATGGCTAATGTACCAGTTTTAGATCAAGGTCGTTATGGTACATGCGTTACATTCTCTTCTACTGCTGCATTAGATGCTAGATTTGGAATTGGTGACTATATAGATCAACAATGTGCATTAGCATTAACAAAAACTTTAGGAAATAATTATTGGAATGGTGCATGGACAGCAAATGACATCATCCAGCCTCTAAAAAAATATGGTATCATTGCTAAAAATTACTGCTTTGGTTCAAAATATCCAAATCCAAATCAAACAGTTGATATAAATCAATATACTAAACAAAGTTATAAAGATTTTAGTGATAAAATTCAAACTACAAATACAAAACCAGATTTAAACGCTATAAGACAAGCATTAGCCGCAGGACATAGAGTTCTAATTGGTTTTCTTTATAATTCAGATTTTGGAACAAAAATGATTAATAATGATGGAAGTCAAGCTACTCAAAACAGAGGTGGCTTATGGGCTTGCTATCAACCACAAGATTCAAGAAATCGTTGTGTCAGAACAAATGCTGGACATGAAGTGATTGTAATTGGATATGATGATAATCAACAACTATTAAAAATTAGAAATTCTTGGAGCTCAGAAGTTGGTGACAATGGCGATTATTACATGACTTACAATTACTTTAACGCGATGACAATGGATCAAACTATTTTGTATTAA
- a CDS encoding TadE/TadG family type IV pilus assembly protein produces MKILLDNSDGLTLLEFIILFPITIFLSFSIIEISRLYAFKLFLQSISNDISIFISHQKLKISEKNVPEIDFIKNSVKKNILNKIDNFPTYNFHDSVNYSNSIYLKAEFINSDNLSYPAGVYLKIYVCLPLLFPKLLNGYFDKSTSVGKQVKNTSFKNRNCLGHFFDYDTEDKNFYFRVRSASYVPWPASVNIFFKGLYVPNKFYGMEEINEKEKRNFFMQNIGKYL; encoded by the coding sequence ATGAAAATATTATTAGATAATTCAGATGGATTAACTTTGTTAGAATTTATAATATTATTTCCTATTACTATTTTTCTTTCATTTTCGATTATAGAAATTTCTAGATTATATGCTTTTAAATTGTTTTTGCAATCAATTTCTAATGATATTTCAATATTTATATCTCACCAAAAATTAAAAATAAGTGAAAAAAATGTTCCTGAAATTGACTTTATTAAAAATTCTGTTAAAAAAAATATATTAAATAAAATTGATAATTTTCCAACTTATAATTTTCACGATTCAGTTAATTATAGTAATTCAATTTATTTAAAAGCTGAATTTATTAATTCAGATAATTTGAGTTATCCTGCAGGAGTATATTTAAAAATATATGTATGCCTTCCTCTTTTATTTCCTAAATTATTAAATGGTTATTTTGATAAATCTACATCAGTTGGCAAACAGGTTAAAAATACATCATTTAAAAATAGAAATTGTTTAGGTCATTTTTTTGATTATGATACTGAAGACAAAAACTTTTATTTTAGAGTAAGAAGCGCTTCTTATGTGCCTTGGCCAGCTTCTGTAAATATTTTTTTTAAGGGTTTATATGTTCCTAATAAATTTTATGGTATGGAAGAAATTAATGAAAAAGAAAAAAGAAATTTTTTTATGCAAAATATTGGAAAATATTTGTAA
- a CDS encoding O-methyltransferase gives MRPKSYSNLLPSVSKYVEELLNVDSHPSQQLALQLAKKRGTPPLQVLPTDGRTLEVIARTIQPSKIVEIGTLCGYSSLFLANALVPGGKLYTCEQSQHHIQVATEVFQTLNLLEKIEIIEGNAVVTLPQLSSKGPFDLIFIDADKLNYPTYFDWAIENLRSGGLLIADNVFVFGYIAEDNVSEQGELKNLIAAMRLFNEKCVKDERLVTTFLPTGEGLMIATKK, from the coding sequence ATGCGACCAAAATCGTACTCAAATTTGTTACCATCAGTCTCAAAGTATGTTGAAGAATTGCTGAATGTTGATTCGCATCCATCCCAGCAATTGGCTCTGCAGCTTGCAAAGAAACGTGGGACTCCTCCGTTACAAGTTTTACCTACGGACGGTAGAACATTGGAAGTAATTGCAAGGACTATCCAGCCAAGTAAAATTGTTGAAATAGGTACTCTTTGTGGATACTCCTCGTTATTTCTTGCAAATGCTTTGGTTCCAGGGGGAAAATTATATACCTGTGAACAGAGTCAGCATCATATTCAAGTAGCCACAGAAGTTTTTCAAACGTTAAACTTACTAGAAAAAATTGAGATTATTGAAGGCAATGCTGTTGTGACGTTACCTCAATTGAGTAGCAAGGGCCCCTTTGATCTTATTTTCATAGATGCTGATAAATTAAATTATCCTACCTACTTTGATTGGGCTATTGAAAATTTAAGAAGTGGAGGGCTTTTAATTGCAGATAATGTTTTTGTGTTTGGATATATTGCAGAAGACAATGTCTCAGAACAAGGTGAATTAAAAAATCTTATTGCTGCAATGCGTTTATTCAATGAGAAATGTGTAAAAGATGAGCGGCTGGTCACAACCTTTTTGCCTACTGGAGAAGGTTTAATGATTGCTACTAAAAAATAG
- a CDS encoding O-antigen ligase family protein — translation MLLNYLFFLFPFFLYLGIAVQGLSFYIICIVAPSIYFLKQKKIIPDFLIKTAICLLLLHIIFPITNIINYLFPLEQFPNYKFQLTLKWPSILQSNFPSYLFIGTLLLLIFQFISKKNRANSVSLNVEKVEISPLKYFLTGLFPASILICLALIYQYNVGLDFHSFKGKYLEATEVLDNGKYRVNGFYGHPLTIAGVGLAYSIFCWSLLWLSITKNHIYNFDNLFIFKNKNIHKLALLVISICNFIIVILSSGRTAGIACIFMLLLIPFLLGIKRKPFLTIITLMALIVSSFFILKKSGLMERILFTTNSISESKTLDNGNYRQYFWKVYWQMFLDKPVVGHGNYWLKDGVRENYYNKMGFENLPEKYNAHNNYLEILASGGLLAFFWIITILGFLYKTLKNKINENFKEMNFLIFCYLSMFIANLIHALTQNVFFDSSVVYIYTSIIYVIIWHITFKEKNKT, via the coding sequence ATGCTTCTAAATTATCTTTTTTTCTTGTTCCCATTCTTTTTATATTTAGGAATAGCTGTTCAAGGTCTTTCCTTTTATATTATTTGTATCGTAGCCCCTTCTATTTATTTTCTCAAACAAAAGAAAATCATCCCTGATTTTTTGATTAAAACTGCAATTTGTTTACTTTTACTTCATATTATTTTTCCAATCACAAATATAATCAATTATTTATTTCCTCTTGAGCAGTTTCCAAATTATAAATTCCAACTTACTTTAAAATGGCCAAGTATTTTACAAAGTAATTTTCCATCTTATTTATTCATAGGAACTCTTTTGTTACTTATTTTTCAATTCATTAGCAAAAAAAACAGGGCAAACTCTGTTTCTTTGAATGTTGAAAAAGTAGAAATTTCACCTTTAAAATATTTTTTGACTGGATTGTTTCCTGCTTCTATTTTAATTTGTCTTGCACTTATATACCAATACAATGTTGGGCTAGACTTTCATTCCTTTAAAGGTAAGTACCTAGAAGCAACAGAAGTACTTGATAACGGAAAATACCGAGTTAATGGATTTTATGGACATCCTTTAACAATTGCTGGTGTAGGTTTAGCCTACTCTATTTTCTGTTGGAGTTTATTATGGTTATCAATAACTAAAAATCATATTTATAACTTTGATAACCTCTTCATTTTTAAAAACAAAAATATTCATAAATTAGCTTTATTAGTAATCTCTATTTGTAATTTTATTATAGTTATCTTAAGTTCAGGGAGAACAGCGGGAATAGCTTGTATCTTTATGCTTCTTTTAATACCATTTCTTCTAGGAATTAAAAGAAAACCATTTTTAACTATTATTACTCTAATGGCACTTATTGTTTCTAGTTTTTTTATCTTAAAAAAGTCTGGTTTAATGGAAAGAATATTATTTACAACAAATTCTATCTCAGAGTCAAAAACACTTGATAATGGTAATTATAGACAGTATTTTTGGAAAGTTTATTGGCAAATGTTTTTAGATAAACCGGTTGTTGGTCATGGTAATTACTGGTTAAAAGATGGAGTTAGAGAAAACTATTATAATAAAATGGGATTTGAAAATTTACCTGAAAAATATAATGCACATAATAACTATTTAGAAATTCTAGCAAGTGGTGGGCTATTAGCCTTCTTTTGGATTATAACAATTCTAGGATTTTTATATAAAACTTTAAAAAATAAAATAAATGAAAATTTCAAAGAAATGAATTTTTTAATTTTTTGTTATCTAAGCATGTTTATTGCAAATTTAATACATGCCCTAACACAAAATGTATTCTTTGATTCCTCAGTAGTATATATTTATACATCCATAATTTATGTAATAATTTGGCATATAACTTTTAAAGAAAAAAATAAGACTTAA
- a CDS encoding acyl-CoA dehydrogenase, whose protein sequence is MAATSSFMIDRREIEFVLFEYLKIQKLFDIPYFSDHSIESVGEMLTSAITLCNQNLGPLNKVGDRIGCIHNKETKEVTTPPGTKEAYKQFVENGFLTLADSQEAGGIQAPGIVASVFMEIFSSANQAFTMYPGLTRSASHVVYHFGEDWMRKTCIPKIAEGFWTGTMCLTEPSAGSAVGDLRSTAKRNKDGSFSIKGVKQWISGGENDFTENILHLVLARIEGAPNGIEGVSLFLVPKFRFDKDTGKVTEKNDLYCISLEEKMGIHGNSTCLMSFGDNDQCQGFLIGKENQGINYMFLMMNEARIGVGLQGLGQASVAFLNAEQYAKERIQGVDIAVKKGNENPPRIAIVNHPDVKRMLLRQRSLVEGMRALCYTTALMHDESQHALNDKDKKTAHGFLELLTPIMKSWCTDMGFQSIIQSIQTYGGYGFTKDYPVEQLLRDSKITSIYEGTNGIQALDLVGRKMRMEDGAIFMKWIQRHVSFIETNKENAEISKEVQLLGDYVNKIGKAAMHMGELAKKGDKHAAILNAYPFMMAFGHTIISGLLLEQAVVSQNSLKNNKLSTSDKKFYNNKIKTAKFFAHHILPEAKAYLANVFSEDVSCLNFEF, encoded by the coding sequence ATGGCCGCTACAAGTTCCTTTATGATTGACAGAAGAGAAATTGAGTTTGTATTATTTGAATATCTTAAAATCCAAAAATTATTTGATATCCCTTATTTTTCGGATCATTCAATTGAATCAGTTGGAGAAATGTTAACTTCTGCTATTACATTATGCAATCAAAACTTAGGCCCTCTAAACAAAGTTGGTGATAGGATTGGGTGCATACATAATAAAGAAACAAAAGAGGTAACTACTCCACCAGGCACAAAAGAAGCATACAAACAGTTTGTTGAAAATGGCTTTCTAACTCTTGCAGATTCGCAAGAAGCTGGTGGCATTCAAGCTCCAGGTATTGTTGCTTCTGTTTTTATGGAAATATTTTCTAGTGCAAATCAAGCCTTTACTATGTATCCAGGCTTAACAAGATCTGCTTCACATGTTGTTTATCACTTTGGTGAAGACTGGATGAGAAAAACATGTATCCCTAAAATTGCTGAAGGATTTTGGACAGGAACAATGTGTCTAACAGAGCCTTCTGCGGGAAGTGCTGTAGGGGATTTACGTTCAACGGCAAAAAGAAACAAAGATGGTTCTTTTTCCATTAAAGGTGTAAAACAATGGATTTCTGGTGGAGAAAACGATTTCACCGAAAACATTCTGCATTTAGTATTAGCAAGAATAGAAGGTGCTCCAAACGGTATTGAGGGCGTTAGCTTATTTTTGGTTCCTAAATTTCGCTTCGATAAAGATACAGGTAAAGTAACAGAAAAAAATGATTTATATTGCATTTCATTAGAAGAGAAAATGGGAATCCATGGAAATTCAACTTGTCTCATGAGCTTTGGTGATAATGACCAATGCCAAGGATTTCTTATTGGAAAAGAAAATCAAGGCATCAATTATATGTTTTTAATGATGAATGAAGCTAGAATTGGTGTCGGTTTACAGGGACTAGGGCAAGCATCAGTAGCTTTTCTAAATGCAGAGCAGTATGCGAAAGAAAGAATTCAAGGAGTAGATATTGCAGTTAAAAAAGGAAATGAAAATCCTCCTCGCATTGCTATCGTAAATCATCCTGATGTGAAAAGAATGCTTCTTCGCCAAAGAAGTTTAGTCGAAGGAATGCGTGCTCTTTGTTACACCACTGCACTTATGCATGACGAATCACAACATGCTTTAAATGACAAAGACAAGAAAACGGCACATGGATTTTTAGAGTTACTCACACCTATTATGAAGTCTTGGTGCACAGACATGGGATTTCAATCAATCATTCAATCTATTCAAACTTATGGTGGGTATGGTTTTACAAAAGATTATCCAGTAGAACAATTACTTAGAGATTCTAAAATTACTTCAATTTATGAAGGTACGAATGGCATACAAGCACTTGATTTGGTTGGAAGAAAAATGCGGATGGAAGATGGTGCTATTTTTATGAAATGGATTCAAAGACATGTCAGCTTTATCGAAACGAATAAGGAAAATGCCGAAATATCTAAAGAAGTCCAATTATTAGGAGATTATGTAAATAAGATTGGCAAAGCAGCAATGCACATGGGTGAATTAGCAAAAAAAGGGGATAAACATGCGGCTATCTTGAACGCTTATCCTTTTATGATGGCATTCGGGCATACAATAATAAGTGGCCTTCTGCTTGAGCAAGCAGTTGTTTCCCAAAACTCCTTAAAAAATAATAAATTGTCCACAAGCGACAAAAAGTTTTATAATAATAAAATTAAAACTGCAAAATTCTTTGCTCATCACATATTACCTGAAGCTAAAGCTTATTTAGCAAATGTTTTCTCTGAAGATGTTTCATGCCTAAATTTTGAGTTTTAA